A window from Streptomyces subrutilus encodes these proteins:
- the rpoB gene encoding DNA-directed RNA polymerase subunit beta, with product MAASRNASTNTNNGASSAPLRISFAKIKEPLEVPNLLALQTESFDWLLGNAAWKSRVESALESGQDVPTKSGLEEIFEEISPIEDFSGSMSLTFRDHRFEPAKNSVDECKERDFTYAAPLFVTAEFTNNETGEIKSQTVFMGDFPLMTNKGTFVINGTERVVVSQLVRSPGVYFDSSIDKTSDKDIFSAKIIPSRGAWLEMEIDKRDMVGVRIDRKRKQSVTVLLKALGWTTEQILEEFGEYESMRATLEKDHTQGQDDALLDIYRKLRPGEPPTREAAQTLLENLYFNPKRYDLAKVGRYKVNKKLGADEPLDAGVLTTDDVIATIKYLVKLHAGETETTGESGRSIVVETDDIDHFGNRRLRNVGELIQNQVRTGLARMERVVRERMTTQDVEAITPQTLINIRPVVASIKEFFGTSQLSQFMDQNNPLSGLTHKRRLSALGPGGLSRERAGFEVRDVHPSHYGRMCPIETPEGPNIGLIGSLASYGRVNAFGFVETPYRKVIDGVVTDDVDYLTADEEDRFVIAQANAGLNDEMRFTENRVLVRRRGGEIDYIAGDDVDYMDVSPRQMVSVATAMIPFLEHDDANRALMGANMMRQAVPLIKAEAPLVGTGMEYRCAVDAGDSIRAEKDGVVQEVSADYITVANDDGTYTTYRVAKFSRSNQGTSVNQKVIVNEGDRIIESQVLADGPATEEGEMALGKNLLVAFMPWEGHNYEDAIILSQRLVQDDVLSSIHIEEHEVDARDTKLGPEEITRDIPNVSEEVLADLDERGIIRIGADVVAGDILVGKVTPKGETELTPEERLLRAIFGEKAREVRDTSLKVPHGEIGKVIGVRVFDREEGDELPPGVNQLVRVYVAQKRKITDGDKLAGRHGNKGVISKILPIEDMPFLEDGTPVDIILNPLGVPSRMNPGQVLEIHLGWLASRGWDVSGLAEDWAERLKVIGADKVEPGTNVATPVFDGAREDELAGLFEHTIPNRDGDRLVLPSGKARLFDGRSGEPFPDPISIGYMYILKLHHLVDDKLHARSTGPYSMITQQPLGGKAQFGGQRFGEMEVWALEAYGAAYALQELLTIKSDDVTGRVKVYEAIVKGENIPEPGIPESFKVLIKEMQSLCLNVEVLSSDGMSIEMRDTDEDVFRAAEELGIDLSRREPSSVEEV from the coding sequence TTGGCCGCCTCGCGCAACGCCTCGACCAATACGAACAACGGTGCCAGCAGCGCCCCGCTGCGCATCTCCTTTGCAAAGATCAAGGAGCCTCTCGAGGTTCCGAACCTCCTGGCGCTGCAGACCGAGAGCTTTGACTGGCTTCTCGGCAACGCGGCCTGGAAGTCTCGCGTCGAGTCGGCGCTTGAGAGTGGACAGGACGTCCCCACCAAGTCCGGTCTGGAAGAGATCTTCGAGGAGATCTCGCCGATCGAGGACTTCTCCGGGTCGATGTCGCTGACCTTCCGCGACCACCGTTTCGAGCCGGCGAAGAACTCTGTCGACGAGTGCAAGGAGCGCGACTTCACGTACGCGGCTCCGCTGTTCGTCACGGCCGAGTTCACGAACAACGAGACCGGAGAGATCAAGTCTCAGACGGTCTTCATGGGCGACTTCCCGCTCATGACCAACAAGGGCACCTTCGTCATCAACGGCACCGAGCGTGTCGTCGTGTCGCAGCTTGTCCGCTCCCCCGGTGTCTACTTCGACTCCTCGATCGACAAGACGTCCGACAAGGACATCTTCTCCGCCAAGATCATCCCGTCCCGGGGTGCCTGGCTGGAGATGGAGATCGACAAGCGCGACATGGTCGGTGTCCGCATCGACCGCAAGCGCAAGCAGTCCGTCACCGTCCTCCTGAAGGCTCTCGGCTGGACCACCGAGCAGATCCTGGAGGAGTTCGGCGAGTACGAGTCCATGCGCGCCACCCTGGAGAAGGACCACACCCAGGGTCAGGACGACGCGCTGCTCGACATCTACCGCAAGCTGCGTCCGGGCGAACCGCCGACCCGCGAGGCCGCTCAGACGCTGCTCGAGAACCTCTACTTCAACCCCAAGCGCTACGACCTCGCCAAGGTCGGCCGCTACAAGGTGAACAAGAAGCTCGGCGCCGACGAGCCGCTGGACGCCGGGGTGCTCACCACCGACGACGTCATCGCGACGATCAAGTACCTGGTCAAGCTGCACGCCGGCGAGACCGAGACCACCGGTGAGTCCGGCCGTTCGATCGTCGTCGAGACCGACGACATCGACCACTTCGGCAACCGTCGTCTGCGCAACGTCGGCGAGCTCATCCAGAACCAGGTCCGCACGGGTCTGGCTCGTATGGAGCGCGTCGTCCGCGAGCGGATGACGACCCAGGACGTCGAGGCGATCACGCCGCAGACCCTGATCAACATCCGGCCGGTCGTCGCCTCCATCAAGGAGTTCTTCGGCACCAGCCAGCTGTCGCAGTTCATGGACCAGAACAACCCGCTGTCGGGTCTGACGCACAAGCGTCGTCTCTCGGCTCTGGGTCCCGGTGGTCTGTCCCGTGAGCGGGCCGGCTTCGAGGTCCGTGACGTGCACCCGTCGCACTACGGCCGCATGTGTCCGATCGAGACCCCCGAAGGCCCGAACATCGGTCTGATCGGCTCGCTCGCCTCCTACGGCCGCGTCAACGCGTTCGGCTTCGTCGAGACCCCGTACCGCAAGGTCATCGACGGTGTCGTCACGGACGACGTCGACTACCTGACCGCCGACGAGGAAGACCGCTTCGTCATCGCCCAGGCCAACGCCGGCCTGAACGACGAGATGCGCTTCACCGAGAACCGCGTGCTGGTCCGCCGCCGTGGCGGCGAGATCGACTACATCGCCGGCGACGACGTCGACTACATGGACGTCTCCCCGCGCCAGATGGTGTCCGTCGCGACCGCGATGATCCCCTTCCTGGAGCACGACGACGCCAACCGCGCCCTCATGGGCGCGAACATGATGCGCCAGGCCGTTCCGCTCATCAAGGCGGAGGCGCCGCTCGTCGGCACCGGCATGGAGTACCGCTGTGCGGTCGACGCCGGTGACTCGATCCGCGCGGAGAAGGACGGTGTGGTCCAGGAGGTCTCGGCCGACTACATCACCGTCGCCAACGACGACGGCACGTACACCACGTACCGCGTCGCCAAGTTCTCCCGCTCGAACCAGGGCACCTCGGTCAACCAGAAGGTCATCGTCAACGAGGGCGACCGGATCATCGAGTCCCAGGTCCTCGCCGACGGTCCCGCGACCGAAGAGGGCGAAATGGCCCTCGGCAAGAACCTGCTCGTGGCGTTCATGCCGTGGGAAGGCCACAACTACGAGGACGCGATCATCCTGTCGCAGCGCCTCGTACAGGACGACGTCCTCTCCTCGATCCACATCGAGGAGCACGAGGTCGACGCCCGTGACACCAAGCTGGGCCCCGAGGAGATCACCCGGGACATCCCGAACGTCTCCGAGGAGGTCCTCGCCGACCTCGACGAGCGCGGCATCATCCGCATCGGTGCGGACGTCGTCGCCGGCGACATCCTGGTCGGCAAGGTCACGCCCAAGGGCGAGACCGAGCTGACCCCCGAGGAGCGCCTGCTCCGCGCGATCTTCGGTGAGAAGGCCCGCGAGGTGCGCGACACCTCGCTCAAGGTCCCTCACGGTGAGATCGGCAAGGTCATCGGTGTCCGCGTCTTCGACCGCGAGGAGGGCGACGAGCTTCCTCCGGGCGTGAACCAGCTGGTCCGCGTCTACGTCGCCCAGAAGCGCAAGATCACCGACGGCGACAAGCTCGCCGGCCGCCACGGCAACAAGGGCGTCATCTCCAAGATCCTTCCGATCGAGGACATGCCCTTCCTGGAAGACGGCACGCCGGTCGACATCATCCTCAACCCGCTGGGTGTCCCGTCCCGAATGAACCCGGGACAGGTCCTGGAGATCCACCTCGGCTGGCTCGCCAGCCGCGGCTGGGACGTCTCCGGCCTGGCCGAGGACTGGGCCGAGCGGCTGAAGGTCATCGGCGCCGACAAGGTCGAGCCCGGTACCAACGTCGCCACCCCGGTGTTCGACGGTGCCCGTGAGGACGAGCTCGCCGGCCTGTTCGAGCACACCATCCCGAACCGCGACGGCGACCGCCTGGTCCTCCCGTCCGGCAAGGCGCGTCTGTTCGACGGCCGCTCCGGTGAGCCGTTCCCGGACCCGATCTCGATCGGGTACATGTACATCCTCAAGCTCCACCACCTGGTCGACGACAAGCTCCACGCGCGGTCGACCGGTCCGTACTCGATGATCACGCAGCAGCCGCTGGGTGGTAAGGCACAGTTCGGTGGCCAGCGATTCGGTGAGATGGAGGTGTGGGCGCTCGAGGCTTACGGCGCCGCATACGCCCTCCAGGAACTGCTGACCATCAAGTCCGACGACGTCACCGGCCGCGTGAAGGTCTACGAGGCCATCGTCAAGGGCGAGAACATCCCCGAACCGGGCATTCCCGAGTCCTTCAAGGTGCTCATCAAGGAAATGCAGTCGCTCTGCCTCAACGTGGAGGTGCTGTCCTCGGACGGCATGTCCATCGAGATGCGCGACACCGACGAGGACGTCTTCCGCGCGGCGGAGGAGCTCGGTATCGACCTGTCCCGGCGTGAGCCGAGCAGCGTCGAAGAGGTCTGA
- the rplL gene encoding 50S ribosomal protein L7/L12, producing the protein MAKLSQDDLLAQFEGMTLIELSEFVKAFEEKFDVTAAAAVAVAGPAGPGAVADAPEEQDEFDVILTGAGDKKIQVIKVVRELTSLGLKEAKDLVDGAPKPVLEKVAKEAADKAAESLKAAGAAVEVK; encoded by the coding sequence ATGGCGAAGCTCTCTCAGGACGACCTCCTCGCCCAGTTCGAGGGCATGACCCTCATCGAGCTCTCCGAGTTCGTGAAGGCCTTCGAGGAGAAGTTCGACGTCACCGCCGCCGCGGCCGTCGCCGTTGCCGGTCCGGCCGGCCCGGGCGCCGTTGCCGACGCCCCGGAGGAGCAGGACGAGTTCGACGTCATCCTCACCGGTGCCGGCGACAAGAAGATCCAGGTCATCAAGGTCGTGCGCGAGCTCACCTCCCTGGGCCTCAAGGAGGCCAAGGACCTCGTGGACGGCGCCCCGAAGCCCGTCCTGGAGAAGGTCGCCAAGGAGGCCGCTGACAAGGCTGCCGAGTCCCTCAAGGCTGCCGGCGCGGCTGTCGAGGTCAAGTAA
- the rplJ gene encoding 50S ribosomal protein L10, producing the protein MARPDKAAAVAELTDQFQSSNAAVLTEYRGLTVAQLKTLRRSLGENAQYAVVKNTLTKIAANQAGITALDEHFAGPTAVAFITGDPVESAKSLRDFAKDNPNLIIKAGVLDGKALTADEIKKLADLESREVLLSKLAGAFKGKQSQAASLFQALPSKFVRTAEALRVKLAEQGGAE; encoded by the coding sequence ATGGCAAGGCCCGACAAGGCTGCCGCGGTAGCCGAGCTCACGGACCAGTTCCAGAGCTCGAACGCCGCCGTGCTGACCGAGTACCGGGGTCTCACCGTCGCGCAGCTCAAGACGCTGCGTCGTTCGCTCGGTGAGAACGCCCAGTACGCCGTGGTGAAGAACACGCTGACCAAGATTGCGGCCAACCAGGCCGGGATCACCGCGCTGGACGAGCACTTCGCTGGTCCGACCGCGGTCGCCTTCATCACCGGTGACCCGGTGGAGTCGGCGAAGAGCCTGCGTGACTTCGCCAAGGACAACCCCAACCTCATCATCAAGGCGGGTGTCCTTGATGGCAAGGCGCTCACCGCCGATGAGATCAAGAAGCTTGCGGACCTCGAGTCCCGCGAGGTTCTGCTCAGCAAGCTGGCCGGCGCGTTCAAGGGCAAGCAGTCTCAGGCTGCCTCGCTCTTCCAGGCGCTGCCGTCGAAGTTCGTCCGCACCGCGGAAGCGCTTCGCGTCAAGCTCGCCGAGCAGGGCGGTGCCGAGTAA
- a CDS encoding LppX_LprAFG lipoprotein, with amino-acid sequence MSAYRKKTVVAALAAVLLVGGATACENGKKDETGAAGAPSASASAPAAGTRGAAAATPASLLESTKKAAADITSLEYAMTGTSPEGAFSADVSMRLKPSTALAMKMSSAESPEQVEIRLVDGIMYLGSAGKYLKFDVKAMDPKAGAELDGLGKSTKGAENPGDKVDALLQSKDVRIVGEEVLDGQKTQHLTGTVTLDQMREAVAKADPEARQRQETTLRSLEKAGVTTMTLDLWIDENSRTKQLRSRAQGTAGATDVTMKLKGYNQPVEITAPPADQVTDLGAAMKDSGGGAA; translated from the coding sequence GTGTCTGCGTACCGCAAGAAGACCGTTGTCGCCGCGTTGGCCGCCGTACTGCTGGTGGGCGGCGCCACGGCGTGCGAGAACGGCAAGAAGGACGAGACCGGCGCGGCGGGGGCGCCCTCGGCCTCGGCGTCCGCGCCGGCGGCCGGGACCCGGGGAGCGGCCGCGGCCACCCCGGCCTCCCTGCTGGAGAGCACGAAGAAGGCCGCGGCGGACATCACGTCGCTGGAGTACGCGATGACGGGCACCAGCCCCGAGGGCGCGTTCTCCGCAGACGTCTCGATGCGGCTGAAGCCGTCGACCGCGCTCGCCATGAAGATGTCCTCGGCGGAGAGCCCGGAGCAGGTCGAGATCCGCCTGGTCGACGGGATCATGTACCTCGGCTCCGCGGGCAAGTACCTCAAGTTCGACGTGAAGGCCATGGACCCCAAGGCCGGCGCGGAGCTGGACGGACTGGGCAAGAGCACCAAGGGCGCCGAGAACCCGGGCGACAAGGTGGACGCGCTGCTCCAGTCCAAGGACGTCAGGATCGTCGGCGAGGAGGTCCTCGACGGCCAGAAGACGCAGCACCTCACGGGCACCGTCACGCTGGACCAGATGCGGGAGGCCGTCGCCAAGGCCGACCCCGAGGCCCGCCAGCGCCAGGAGACCACGCTGCGGTCGCTGGAGAAGGCCGGCGTCACCACCATGACCCTGGACCTGTGGATCGACGAGAACAGCCGCACCAAGCAGCTCCGCTCGCGCGCCCAGGGCACCGCGGGGGCCACGGACGTGACCATGAAGCTCAAGGGCTACAACCAGCCCGTCGAGATCACCGCGCCGCCCGCCGACCAGGTCACCGACCTCGGGGCCGCGATGAAGGACTCCGGCGGCGGCGCCGCCTGA
- the rplA gene encoding 50S ribosomal protein L1 — translation MKRSKTLRAADAKVDREKQYAPLEAVRLAKDTSTTKFDSTVEVAFRLGVDPRKADQMVRGTVNLPHGTGKTARVLVFATGDRAAAAEAAGADIVGDDELINEIAKGNRLNEFDAVVATPDLMGKVGRLGRVLGPRGLMPNPKTGTVTMDVAKAVTEIKGGKIEFRVDKHSNLHFIIGKVSFSDEQLVENYGAALDEILRLKPSAAKGRYIKKAALSTTMGPGIQLDSNRTRNLLVEEDPAAV, via the coding sequence GTGAAGCGCAGCAAGACTCTCCGCGCTGCGGACGCCAAGGTCGACCGGGAGAAGCAGTACGCCCCGCTCGAGGCCGTCCGTCTCGCCAAGGACACCTCCACGACCAAGTTCGACAGCACCGTCGAGGTCGCCTTCCGCCTGGGTGTCGACCCGCGCAAGGCCGACCAGATGGTCCGCGGCACCGTGAACCTCCCGCACGGCACCGGCAAGACCGCCCGGGTCCTGGTCTTCGCGACCGGTGACCGTGCAGCAGCCGCGGAAGCCGCCGGCGCCGACATCGTCGGCGACGACGAGCTGATCAACGAGATCGCCAAGGGCAACCGCCTGAACGAGTTCGACGCCGTGGTCGCCACCCCGGACCTCATGGGCAAGGTCGGCCGCCTCGGCCGCGTGCTCGGTCCCCGTGGCCTCATGCCGAACCCGAAGACCGGCACCGTCACGATGGACGTCGCGAAGGCCGTCACCGAGATCAAGGGTGGCAAGATCGAGTTCCGCGTCGACAAGCACTCGAACCTGCACTTCATCATCGGCAAGGTCTCCTTCTCCGATGAGCAGCTGGTCGAGAACTACGGCGCGGCCCTGGACGAGATCCTGCGTCTGAAGCCGTCCGCCGCGAAGGGCCGCTACATCAAGAAGGCCGCCCTGAGCACCACGATGGGCCCCGGTATCCAGCTGGACTCCAACCGCACCCGGAACCTCCTCGTCGAGGAAGACCCGGCCGCGGTCTGA
- the rplK gene encoding 50S ribosomal protein L11, producing the protein MPPKKKKITGLIKLQIKAGAANPAPPVGPALGQHGVNIMEFCKAYNAATESQRGMVVPVEITVYDDRSFTFITKTPPAARLILKHAGVEKGSGEPHKTKVAKLTRAQVREIAELKMPDLNANDIDAAEKIISGTARSMGITVEG; encoded by the coding sequence ATGCCTCCCAAGAAGAAGAAGATCACGGGGCTTATCAAGCTTCAGATCAAGGCCGGTGCGGCCAACCCGGCTCCGCCGGTCGGCCCCGCGCTCGGTCAGCACGGCGTCAACATCATGGAGTTCTGCAAGGCCTACAACGCCGCGACCGAGTCGCAGCGCGGCATGGTCGTGCCGGTGGAGATCACGGTCTACGACGACCGCTCCTTCACCTTCATCACCAAGACTCCGCCGGCCGCGCGCCTCATCCTGAAGCACGCGGGCGTGGAGAAGGGCTCCGGCGAGCCGCACAAGACCAAGGTCGCGAAGCTGACGCGCGCCCAGGTCCGCGAGATCGCCGAGCTGAAGATGCCCGACCTGAACGCCAACGACATCGACGCCGCGGAGAAGATCATCTCCGGCACCGCGCGTTCGATGGGCATCACGGTCGAAGGCTGA
- the nusG gene encoding transcription termination/antitermination protein NusG, translating into MSDPNLNASPDSVESVEDALDIVEAADADSDEVELADAEAGAPAEEAALHVEDEDAVEADAEVEDDAEEAPAADEAEDEGDTEAAAEVEADDEAAEEEPAEPVDPIQALREELRLLPGEWYVIHTYAGYEKRVKANLEQRAVSLNVEEFIYQAEVPEEEIVQIKNGERKNVRQNKLPGYVLVRMDLTNESWGVVRNTPGVTGFVGNAYDPYPLTLDEIVKMLAPEAQEKAAKAAAEEAGLPAPSVKRTIEVLDFEVGDSVTVTDGPFATLQATINEINPDSKKVKGLVEIFGRETPVELSFDQIQKN; encoded by the coding sequence GTGTCTGACCCGAACCTGAACGCGAGCCCCGACTCCGTCGAGTCCGTCGAGGACGCGCTCGACATCGTCGAGGCCGCAGACGCGGACTCCGACGAAGTCGAACTCGCCGACGCCGAGGCGGGTGCACCGGCCGAGGAGGCCGCGCTGCACGTCGAGGACGAGGACGCGGTCGAGGCTGACGCCGAGGTCGAGGACGACGCCGAGGAGGCGCCGGCCGCCGACGAAGCCGAGGACGAGGGCGACACCGAGGCCGCGGCCGAGGTCGAGGCTGACGACGAGGCCGCCGAGGAAGAGCCGGCCGAGCCCGTCGACCCCATCCAGGCCCTCCGCGAGGAGCTGCGCCTCCTGCCCGGCGAGTGGTACGTGATCCACACCTACGCCGGCTACGAGAAGCGCGTGAAGGCCAACCTGGAGCAGCGTGCCGTCTCGCTGAACGTCGAGGAGTTCATCTACCAGGCCGAGGTGCCCGAGGAAGAGATCGTCCAGATCAAGAACGGCGAGCGCAAGAACGTCCGGCAGAACAAGCTGCCCGGTTACGTTCTCGTCCGCATGGATCTGACGAACGAGTCCTGGGGCGTCGTCCGCAACACCCCCGGTGTCACCGGCTTCGTCGGCAACGCGTACGACCCGTACCCGCTGACGCTGGACGAGATCGTCAAGATGCTCGCCCCCGAGGCGCAGGAGAAGGCCGCCAAGGCCGCCGCGGAAGAGGCCGGTCTGCCCGCGCCCTCCGTCAAGCGCACCATCGAGGTCCTGGACTTCGAGGTCGGCGACTCGGTCACCGTCACCGACGGCCCGTTCGCCACGCTCCAGGCGACCATCAACGAGATCAACCCGGACTCGAAGAAGGTCAAGGGCCTCGTCGAGATCTTCGGCCGCGAGACCCCGGTCGAGCTGAGCTTCGACCAGATCCAGAAGAACTGA
- the secE gene encoding preprotein translocase subunit SecE codes for MTDALGSIDMPDAEDDTREKKARKGGKRGKKGPLGRLALFYRQIVAELRKVVWPTRNQLTTYTTVVIVFVVIMIGLVTVIDYGFQEAIKFVFG; via the coding sequence GTGACGGACGCCCTGGGCTCCATCGACATGCCTGACGCCGAGGACGACACTCGCGAGAAGAAGGCCCGCAAGGGCGGTAAGCGCGGCAAGAAGGGCCCCCTGGGTCGTCTCGCGCTCTTCTACCGTCAGATCGTCGCGGAACTCCGCAAGGTTGTATGGCCCACTCGCAACCAGCTCACGACGTACACCACCGTGGTGATTGTCTTCGTCGTCATCATGATCGGTCTGGTGACCGTGATTGACTATGGGTTCCAGGAAGCCATCAAGTTCGTCTTCGGCTGA